A genomic segment from Chitinophagaceae bacterium encodes:
- a CDS encoding T9SS type A sorting domain-containing protein translates to MKKIYTLFLFGFIVSNVFSQQVLKSPFVAAADKCGFSAEMEKNRVRGFNDAAYEAEMQRLINEFKQLNNFGPPTTIFSVPIIFHVIYDGNTESTIGTGANLTQAIVTAQIQQLNADFANLSGSGYGSATDLGVRFVAAKVDPMGNLLCEPGIVRINWRSQSGWQNPSGLSSMNAVMTHFDNVVKPQSYWDPYRYVNIWLADFSGSGLLGYATFPAMSTLPGLGNSETDQTAGVVVMSGSVGSLSNPGTASPYQYGRTLTHELGHFFGLRHITGDANCGNDYCTDTPPQNALTSGCPAPGTANGCTPSVPKMFENYMDYSNDICLNTFTLNQSERCQVVMLNSPRRKELPSSTTGVSPMLNRIFFKPGQTTVSETASGACPRYKEYPITVGVESTANGNATLSLSKTGSATEITDYTITPSSVTYTNGDATDKVFTLRIYDDAIIESAETIQLAFNISGTGVQQSIACGSANQYTITITDDDFNYSINNTMPTVTLLSENFGITTGSNQVPAGWVTSNAAGTSTTNKWVGNNTGAGTYGFSGNTLHISNGNSTAVTNGTAAMAYSSTATGTDARAVTPLLNAAGLKDISVSLKLVSNGEIDSGTFYDFGLVYYTLNGTNYSVLTVLNNDVYLQGITSSTTLNINLPAGTIGTSNLRLMFRWISDNSVANQPPFAIDDVVVTGKNVTVESQLNHAATENILSTSGSSNFYSSNDGQVIAKLSNPSVSPGCLTATITQAGNTNISLSSTAATYLRSEKVVNISPAIANTTASYNVTLYYTTAELAIWGANFANLKLMKVKNGINLGGLINSADAEVVNAVIDDQRATKGYASFSGDFTGGFSQFLLVYQTSVVPVAILNFDALSNNKNIVLNWSTSIENNNKGFFVERSIDGNQFEPISWINGKMNSNIISHYTYTDNYVEPDVIYYYRLRQKDIDNNEKLSDVRQAKIKGKGNIFISISPNPASDVIAVFVSGMNSKANINLFDAKGALVKTWKSQNLSTGSASRLNIHGIANGVYTLSIANGKQTLTEKLIIR, encoded by the coding sequence ATGAAGAAAATTTACACCCTTTTTCTATTTGGTTTTATTGTATCTAATGTATTTTCCCAACAGGTTTTAAAATCGCCATTTGTAGCCGCAGCAGATAAATGTGGCTTTAGCGCCGAAATGGAAAAAAACCGTGTCCGTGGATTTAATGATGCGGCCTATGAAGCTGAAATGCAAAGGCTCATCAACGAATTTAAACAACTCAATAATTTTGGCCCACCTACAACCATTTTTTCTGTACCCATTATATTTCATGTAATTTATGATGGTAATACCGAAAGCACAATTGGCACAGGTGCAAATCTTACACAAGCAATAGTAACTGCACAAATACAGCAGTTAAATGCAGATTTTGCCAATCTTTCCGGTTCAGGTTATGGAAGCGCTACCGACTTAGGCGTTCGTTTTGTTGCGGCAAAAGTGGACCCAATGGGCAATTTACTTTGCGAGCCCGGTATTGTAAGAATAAACTGGAGGAGCCAGTCCGGCTGGCAGAACCCATCTGGGCTTAGCAGTATGAATGCAGTAATGACGCATTTTGATAATGTAGTAAAACCACAAAGCTATTGGGACCCTTACCGGTATGTAAATATTTGGCTGGCCGATTTTTCGGGCAGCGGATTATTGGGTTATGCAACATTTCCGGCAATGAGTACATTGCCAGGCCTTGGCAATAGTGAAACCGATCAAACAGCAGGCGTAGTAGTAATGAGTGGAAGCGTAGGCAGTTTATCTAATCCCGGCACGGCATCACCATACCAGTATGGCCGCACACTCACCCATGAACTGGGCCATTTTTTTGGCCTTCGCCATATTACAGGGGACGCAAATTGCGGCAATGATTATTGTACCGATACACCTCCGCAAAACGCATTAACCAGCGGCTGCCCTGCTCCCGGAACGGCAAATGGCTGTACTCCATCTGTACCAAAAATGTTTGAAAACTACATGGATTACAGTAATGATATTTGCCTCAATACTTTTACCTTAAATCAATCGGAGCGCTGCCAGGTAGTAATGCTCAACAGCCCACGCAGAAAAGAATTGCCTTCTTCCACTACGGGGGTTTCCCCAATGCTTAACCGCATTTTCTTTAAGCCGGGGCAAACAACCGTTTCCGAAACAGCAAGTGGCGCTTGCCCGAGATACAAAGAATATCCTATTACAGTAGGTGTAGAATCTACAGCAAATGGAAACGCAACACTTAGCCTTTCAAAAACAGGATCGGCAACCGAAATTACTGATTATACTATTACGCCTTCATCGGTAACCTATACCAATGGAGATGCAACCGATAAAGTATTTACGCTAAGGATTTATGACGATGCTATTATAGAAAGCGCCGAAACCATACAGTTAGCTTTTAATATTTCCGGCACAGGTGTGCAGCAATCAATAGCCTGCGGCTCTGCAAACCAATATACGATAACCATTACCGATGATGATTTTAATTATAGCATTAACAATACAATGCCAACCGTAACATTGCTTTCAGAAAATTTTGGCATCACTACCGGCAGCAACCAGGTACCAGCAGGATGGGTTACCAGCAATGCTGCTGGTACATCCACTACCAATAAATGGGTAGGCAATAATACCGGTGCAGGCACTTATGGATTTAGTGGCAACACTTTGCATATTTCCAATGGCAATTCCACTGCAGTAACAAATGGCACGGCTGCAATGGCCTATTCCAGTACTGCAACAGGTACTGATGCAAGGGCAGTTACCCCTTTACTGAATGCAGCCGGGCTAAAAGATATTTCCGTATCTCTTAAGCTGGTGAGTAATGGAGAAATAGACAGCGGCACTTTTTATGATTTTGGATTGGTTTATTATACACTCAACGGCACTAATTATTCTGTACTTACAGTATTGAATAACGATGTTTACCTGCAGGGAATAACCAGCTCAACTACTTTAAATATCAATTTACCTGCCGGAACAATTGGAACCAGTAATTTAAGGTTAATGTTCCGATGGATTTCGGATAATAGCGTTGCCAACCAACCGCCATTTGCAATAGATGATGTTGTTGTTACCGGAAAAAATGTAACAGTAGAAAGCCAGTTGAACCATGCAGCTACAGAAAATATTTTATCTACATCGGGCAGCAGTAATTTTTACAGCAGCAACGATGGCCAGGTAATTGCTAAATTGAGCAACCCATCTGTATCGCCTGGTTGCCTTACTGCAACTATTACACAGGCCGGCAACACAAATATTTCACTTAGCAGCACAGCAGCTACTTACCTCCGCAGCGAAAAAGTAGTAAATATTTCGCCTGCCATTGCCAATACAACCGCAAGCTATAATGTAACGCTATATTATACTACCGCCGAACTTGCCATATGGGGCGCAAATTTTGCAAACCTTAAATTAATGAAAGTTAAAAACGGCATAAACCTTGGCGGCCTCATCAACAGTGCCGATGCTGAAGTGGTAAATGCAGTAATAGACGATCAGCGGGCAACAAAAGGATATGCTTCTTTTAGCGGGGATTTTACCGGCGGCTTTTCTCAATTTTTGCTGGTTTATCAAACCTCCGTAGTGCCTGTTGCCATACTCAACTTTGATGCGTTGTCCAATAATAAAAATATTGTTCTTAACTGGAGCACTTCAATTGAAAACAATAACAAAGGTTTTTTTGTAGAAAGAAGCATAGACGGAAACCAATTTGAACCTATTTCATGGATCAATGGAAAAATGAACAGCAACATTATTTCCCACTATACTTACACCGATAATTATGTTGAGCCAGATGTTATCTATTATTATCGCCTAAGGCAAAAAGATATTGACAACAATGAAAAATTATCGGATGTACGCCAGGCAAAAATTAAAGGTAAGGGCAATATATTTATAAGCATTAGCCCCAATCCTGCAAGCGACGTAATTGCCGTTTTTGTAAGCGGTATGAATAGCAAGGCAAATATTAACCTGTTTGATGCAAAAGGAGCACTAGTGAAAACCTGGAAAAGCCAAAACCTGTCAACAGGCAGCGCAAGCCGCTTAAATATACACGGTATTGCCAATGGCGTTTATACTTTAAGCATTGCCAACGGCAAACAAACACTTACGGAAAAACTGATAATAAGGTAA
- the eno gene encoding phosphopyruvate hydratase, which translates to MSYIASINARQILDSRGNPTVEVDILTENEKLGRAAVPSGASTGIHEAVELRDNNKKYYGGKSVLKAVKNVNTIIADNLLGWDVANQTGIDAALLKLDGTENKAKLGANALLAVSLAVAKAAALEANLPLYRYIGGTNAKVLPIPMMNILNGGAHADNKIDFQEFMVMPIGATSFSEGLQWGVEIFHALKTVLKKKGYSTNVGDEGGFAPNIQSNEEAIETVLTAIQAAGYKTGTQVAIAMDAANSELWNAKEKKYIYHKSDGKKLSSEQLVKFWEGWVKKYPIISIEDGMAEDDWKGWKMLTDAVGSKCQLVGDDLFVTNVKRLQRGIDEKISNALLVKVNQIGTLTETINAVSLAQNNGFNTIMSHRSGETEDSTIADLAVALNCGQIKTGSASRSDRMAKYNQLIRIEEILGDNGIYPSGNIKFGK; encoded by the coding sequence ATGAGTTACATAGCATCAATTAATGCCCGCCAGATACTCGATAGCCGGGGCAACCCTACTGTAGAAGTAGATATTTTAACAGAAAATGAAAAATTAGGCCGTGCAGCCGTACCCAGCGGCGCCAGTACCGGCATTCATGAAGCCGTAGAACTAAGGGATAATAATAAAAAATATTATGGCGGTAAATCGGTATTAAAAGCCGTTAAAAATGTGAATACCATTATTGCAGATAACCTGCTTGGCTGGGATGTTGCCAACCAAACAGGAATAGATGCAGCATTACTAAAACTGGACGGTACCGAAAATAAAGCAAAACTGGGCGCTAATGCACTTTTAGCGGTAAGCCTTGCGGTAGCTAAAGCTGCTGCCCTGGAAGCCAACCTGCCACTTTACCGGTATATTGGTGGCACCAATGCCAAAGTTTTACCCATACCCATGATGAATATTTTAAATGGCGGCGCTCATGCAGATAATAAAATAGACTTCCAGGAATTTATGGTAATGCCAATTGGCGCTACCAGCTTTAGCGAAGGGCTGCAATGGGGCGTAGAAATTTTTCATGCTTTAAAAACGGTATTGAAAAAGAAAGGATACAGTACCAATGTGGGAGATGAAGGTGGCTTTGCCCCCAATATACAAAGCAATGAAGAAGCCATTGAAACCGTACTTACCGCCATACAGGCGGCTGGTTATAAAACAGGCACACAGGTAGCCATTGCCATGGATGCCGCCAATAGCGAATTGTGGAATGCAAAAGAAAAAAAATATATATATCATAAAAGCGATGGTAAAAAATTAAGCAGTGAGCAACTGGTAAAATTTTGGGAAGGATGGGTAAAAAAATACCCTATTATTTCTATTGAAGATGGTATGGCCGAAGACGACTGGAAAGGGTGGAAAATGCTTACCGATGCAGTAGGCAGCAAATGTCAACTGGTAGGAGATGATCTTTTTGTTACCAATGTAAAAAGGTTACAAAGAGGGATAGATGAAAAAATTTCCAACGCATTATTGGTGAAAGTAAACCAAATTGGCACCCTTACCGAAACCATTAATGCCGTGAGCCTTGCACAAAATAATGGATTTAACACCATTATGAGCCACCGCAGCGGCGAAACAGAAGACAGTACCATAGCGGATTTAGCCGTTGCCTTAAATTGTGGCCAAATAAAAACCGGATCGGCCAGCAGGAGTGACCGCATGGCAAAATACAATCAACTAATTCGTATTGAAGAAATATTGGGCGATAATGGTATTTACCCTTCGGGAAACATAAAATTTGGCAAATAA
- the murA gene encoding UDP-N-acetylglucosamine 1-carboxyvinyltransferase produces the protein MGIFEVRGGKSLSGEITPQGAKNEALQIISAVLLTDEEVIIKNIPDIIDVNLQIELLAEMQVKINRIDRHTCSFKADDVNVAYLSSKEFHKKSSRLRGSVMLAGPLLARFKKAFLPKPGGDKIGRRRLDTHIIGFEKLNANFSYKEGEGYFTLQTPGLKGTYMLLDEPSVTGTANILMAAVMAEGATTIYNAACEPYLQQLCKMLSRMGAKIEGIGSNMLIINGVEKLKGTEHTLLADMIEVGSFIGLAAMTQSDITIKNAGVKELGIIPEKFRQLGITMHFKGDDIHVPAQEIYEIQKYLDGGVLTIYDHPWPGFTPDLLSIVLVTAIQARGSVLIHQKMFESRLFFTDKLIEMGAQIILCDPHRAVVIGLERETKLRGITMSSPDIRAGVALLIAALSAQGKSTIQNIEQIDRGYQNIDERLKKLGADIVRKG, from the coding sequence ATGGGAATATTTGAAGTAAGAGGAGGAAAATCCCTGTCGGGAGAAATTACCCCGCAGGGCGCAAAAAACGAAGCTTTGCAAATCATAAGCGCAGTATTGCTTACCGATGAAGAGGTAATCATAAAAAACATACCCGATATAATTGACGTAAATCTTCAAATAGAATTACTTGCAGAAATGCAGGTAAAAATAAACCGTATAGACCGGCATACCTGCAGCTTTAAAGCTGATGACGTAAATGTAGCATACCTCAGCAGCAAAGAGTTTCATAAAAAAAGTTCAAGGTTGCGTGGCTCTGTAATGCTTGCCGGGCCGCTGCTTGCAAGATTTAAAAAAGCATTTTTACCAAAACCCGGCGGCGATAAAATTGGCCGTCGAAGGCTGGATACTCATATTATTGGTTTTGAAAAATTAAATGCAAACTTTTCGTATAAAGAAGGCGAAGGTTACTTTACTTTACAAACTCCCGGGCTTAAAGGAACTTATATGTTGCTGGATGAACCCAGCGTAACCGGAACTGCAAACATACTTATGGCGGCGGTAATGGCCGAAGGCGCCACAACAATTTACAACGCAGCCTGTGAACCCTACCTGCAGCAACTTTGCAAAATGCTCAGCCGCATGGGCGCTAAAATTGAAGGCATTGGCAGCAATATGCTCATTATAAATGGCGTAGAAAAATTAAAGGGCACCGAGCATACTTTACTAGCCGATATGATTGAAGTGGGCAGTTTTATTGGCCTTGCCGCAATGACGCAAAGCGATATTACCATTAAAAATGCCGGCGTAAAAGAGCTGGGCATTATTCCCGAAAAATTCCGGCAACTGGGCATTACCATGCATTTTAAAGGCGATGATATTCATGTGCCTGCTCAGGAAATTTATGAAATACAAAAATACCTTGATGGCGGTGTACTTACTATTTACGACCATCCCTGGCCGGGCTTTACACCCGATTTGCTGAGCATTGTATTAGTAACTGCTATACAGGCAAGAGGTAGTGTACTCATCCATCAAAAAATGTTTGAAAGCCGCTTGTTCTTTACCGATAAATTGATAGAAATGGGCGCACAAATTATATTATGCGATCCGCACAGGGCTGTGGTAATAGGCCTGGAAAGAGAAACAAAACTTCGTGGCATTACCATGAGCAGCCCCGATATAAGGGCTGGCGTGGCCTTGCTTATTGCAGCGCTTAGTGCACAAGGCAAAAGCACTATTCAAAATATAGAACAAATAGACCGTGGCTACCAAAATATTGATGAGCGCCTGAAAAAACTGGGTGCGGATATTGTGCGGAAGGGTTAG
- a CDS encoding noncanonical pyrimidine nucleotidase, YjjG family, with translation MKYRHLFFDLDHTLWDFETNARLTMEEVYETYALEKVAAFPNFHRQYLVHNAALWEKYEKGLIAADELKWKRMWRTLLDFKIADEPLARKLSESFLDILPGQKNVFPHTFEILAYLQQKNYQLHLITNGFEKTQWRKLNNSGLNKYFTKVITSEASNSIKPNKEIFDFALQSAGANYKESIMIGDNLETDIKGALNAGLDAVFVNHVNAVVTFNPTYTVTHLQQLEEIF, from the coding sequence TTGAAATACAGGCACCTTTTTTTTGATTTAGATCATACCTTATGGGATTTTGAAACCAATGCAAGGCTTACCATGGAGGAAGTTTATGAAACTTATGCGTTGGAAAAAGTTGCCGCTTTTCCCAATTTTCACCGCCAATACCTGGTACACAATGCTGCACTTTGGGAAAAATATGAAAAAGGCCTTATTGCCGCCGATGAACTCAAATGGAAAAGAATGTGGCGCACACTTTTGGATTTTAAAATAGCCGATGAACCCCTGGCAAGAAAACTGAGCGAAAGTTTTTTAGACATTTTACCAGGCCAGAAAAATGTTTTTCCGCACACTTTTGAAATATTAGCTTACCTGCAACAAAAAAATTACCAACTTCATTTAATCACCAATGGTTTTGAAAAAACCCAATGGCGAAAACTCAACAACAGCGGCCTCAATAAATATTTTACCAAAGTAATTACCTCCGAAGCAAGCAACAGCATAAAGCCCAATAAAGAAATTTTTGATTTTGCCTTGCAATCTGCAGGCGCTAATTATAAAGAAAGTATAATGATTGGCGATAATTTGGAAACCGATATTAAAGGCGCATTAAACGCAGGATTAGATGCCGTTTTTGTAAACCATGTTAATGCAGTGGTTACCTTTAACCCCACCTATACTGTAACTCATTTGCAGCAATTGGAAGAGATTTTTTAA
- the gmk gene encoding guanylate kinase, which translates to MAEQFHKILIITAPSGAGKTSITHHLLQKFPQLAFSISAATRRPRSYEKSGVDYYFMNEEDFKEKIKAKDFAEWEMVYEGKYYGTLKSELERIWHNGQVPILDIDVKGALHVQSQYPVNTFSIFIEPPSIEELKKRLMSRGTETEDTLAARVNKASYEISFKGTFNAVIVNDNLNQAFKNAEEVVRKFLAQ; encoded by the coding sequence ATGGCAGAACAGTTTCATAAAATTTTAATAATTACGGCGCCTTCAGGGGCAGGCAAAACCTCTATTACCCATCACCTGCTGCAAAAATTTCCACAGTTGGCTTTTTCCATTTCGGCGGCTACAAGGCGGCCCAGGAGTTACGAAAAAAGCGGCGTGGATTATTATTTTATGAACGAAGAAGATTTTAAAGAAAAAATAAAAGCCAAAGATTTTGCCGAATGGGAAATGGTGTATGAAGGCAAATATTACGGCACGCTTAAAAGTGAGCTGGAGCGCATTTGGCATAATGGCCAGGTGCCCATTTTGGATATAGATGTAAAAGGCGCTTTGCATGTTCAAAGCCAGTACCCGGTAAATACTTTCAGCATTTTTATTGAACCTCCCAGTATTGAAGAATTGAAAAAAAGGTTAATGAGCCGTGGAACTGAAACCGAGGATACACTGGCTGCAAGGGTGAACAAAGCTTCGTATGAAATTTCATTTAAGGGCACTTTTAATGCAGTAATTGTAAATGATAATTTAAATCAGGCTTTTAAAAATGCAGAGGAAGTGGTGAGAAAATTTTTGGCACAATAA
- a CDS encoding YihA family ribosome biogenesis GTP-binding protein: MHIQKATYLISSPSVEKCPAPDKPEYAFIGRSNVGKSSLINTLCNNAKLAKTSASPGKTQLINHFIIESTRPENEAGNKLIAEQWFLVDLPGYGFAKTSISSRRRWEQMIENYLRKRENLSQVFVLIDSRHRPQKIDLEFIGNLYKWQIAFSLVFTKSDKENQRTVSKNVKDFLEALKAQMQFLPRHFVSSAVKKTGREKILGFIAETNGEAGM; encoded by the coding sequence ATGCATATTCAAAAAGCCACTTACCTCATTAGCAGCCCCTCGGTAGAAAAATGCCCTGCACCAGATAAACCTGAGTATGCATTTATTGGCCGCAGCAATGTAGGCAAGTCGTCGCTTATTAATACTTTATGCAATAATGCAAAGCTGGCCAAAACTTCGGCAAGCCCTGGAAAAACACAACTCATCAATCATTTTATTATTGAAAGTACAAGGCCGGAAAACGAGGCAGGTAATAAACTTATTGCCGAACAATGGTTTCTGGTGGATTTACCCGGTTATGGATTTGCCAAAACCAGCATTTCCAGCCGAAGGCGATGGGAGCAAATGATTGAAAACTATTTGCGCAAAAGAGAAAACCTTAGCCAGGTATTTGTATTAATTGACAGCCGCCACAGGCCACAAAAAATTGATCTGGAATTTATAGGCAACCTTTATAAATGGCAAATAGCTTTTAGCCTGGTGTTTACCAAAAGCGATAAAGAAAACCAGCGAACTGTAAGTAAAAATGTAAAAGATTTTTTGGAAGCATTAAAAGCGCAAATGCAATTTTTGCCCAGGCATTTTGTGAGCAGCGCCGTAAAAAAAACAGGAAGGGAAAAAATATTGGGTTTTATTGCAGAAACCAATGGAGAAGCAGGCATGTAA
- the ubiE gene encoding bifunctional demethylmenaquinone methyltransferase/2-methoxy-6-polyprenyl-1,4-benzoquinol methylase UbiE, protein MVKFAHDTVVPVAGSELSKKEQVKEMFDGIAGRYDFLNRFLSGGTDVGWRKKALLQLKNRPLNHLLDVATGTGDMAITALRLLNPAKITGIDISEGMLKIGNEKVKQLSLADKIELLKGDSETINFNDNTFDAVTVAFGVRNFQNLEKGLAEILRVLKPGGKLVILEFSKPQNRLMKALYNFYMQTIVPAICNIFSKNPHAYRYLNKSIQQFPEGKNFVNILNGLGYNNTGHKPLTLGICSIYCGEK, encoded by the coding sequence ATGGTGAAATTTGCCCACGATACTGTTGTACCTGTTGCTGGCTCGGAACTTAGTAAAAAGGAACAAGTGAAAGAAATGTTTGATGGTATTGCCGGCAGGTACGATTTTTTAAACCGGTTTTTAAGTGGAGGTACCGATGTTGGCTGGCGAAAAAAAGCATTGCTTCAGCTCAAAAACCGGCCTTTAAACCACCTGCTCGATGTAGCAACAGGTACCGGCGATATGGCAATTACGGCATTGCGGTTGCTTAACCCGGCTAAAATAACCGGTATTGATATAAGCGAAGGCATGTTGAAAATTGGCAACGAAAAAGTAAAACAGCTTAGCCTGGCCGATAAAATAGAATTGTTAAAGGGCGACAGCGAAACAATAAATTTTAATGATAATACGTTTGACGCTGTAACCGTAGCTTTTGGAGTAAGAAATTTTCAAAACCTTGAAAAAGGGCTGGCCGAAATTTTAAGAGTGCTGAAACCCGGTGGAAAATTAGTAATCCTGGAGTTCAGCAAACCGCAAAACAGGTTGATGAAGGCGCTATATAATTTTTATATGCAAACCATAGTTCCGGCTATTTGCAATATATTTTCTAAAAACCCACATGCATACCGCTATTTGAATAAATCTATACAACAGTTTCCGGAAGGAAAAAATTTTGTAAACATTTTAAATGGCCTTGGTTACAACAACACAGGCCATAAACCTTTGACCTTAGGAATATGCAGTATTTATTGCGGAGAAAAATAG
- a CDS encoding PorT family protein: MQYLLRRKIAVVFLIISCALAPGLSHAQEAEINLPDHDYRAIRFGINAGINRAHYNFGHHPLFLTQDSINVIESLNSTGINLAWLVNFNLNEHFDIRTYPLSLVFTEKAFQYHLKHPNSVEGEDSLMTKKVQGITLAFPVQLKFSSDRIANFKVYMMGGVKFEYDMAANAGAKNAESLFKLKRFDYGIEAGIGFHIYFPVFVLTPELKVGWGLNNVHSRDPQLKFSNTIDKINARTVSLSLTVE, translated from the coding sequence ATGCAGTATTTATTGCGGAGAAAAATAGCAGTAGTTTTTTTAATAATCAGTTGTGCCCTTGCGCCAGGCCTTTCTCACGCCCAGGAAGCAGAAATTAACCTGCCTGACCATGATTACCGGGCCATTCGTTTTGGCATTAATGCCGGTATAAACAGGGCGCATTATAATTTTGGACATCACCCGCTTTTTTTAACACAGGATAGTATTAATGTAATTGAAAGCCTCAACAGTACGGGTATTAACCTTGCCTGGCTGGTAAACTTTAATTTAAACGAACATTTCGACATTCGCACTTATCCGCTTAGCCTTGTATTTACCGAAAAGGCTTTTCAATACCATCTCAAGCACCCCAATTCCGTAGAAGGTGAAGACAGTCTCATGACCAAAAAAGTTCAGGGTATTACACTGGCTTTTCCCGTTCAATTAAAATTTAGCAGCGACAGAATTGCAAATTTTAAAGTGTACATGATGGGTGGGGTAAAATTTGAGTATGATATGGCTGCAAATGCAGGCGCCAAAAATGCCGAATCGCTTTTTAAATTAAAGCGTTTTGATTATGGTATAGAAGCAGGCATTGGCTTTCACATTTACTTTCCTGTATTTGTATTAACGCCGGAGCTTAAAGTAGGCTGGGGTTTAAATAATGTGCATAGCCGGGATCCGCAGCTAAAGTTTTCCAATACTATTGATAAAATTAATGCCCGTACTGTTTCACTTTCCCTTACGGTAGAGTAA